Proteins encoded by one window of Flagellimonas lutaonensis:
- a CDS encoding tetratricopeptide repeat protein — protein MKLRFRFSFFIVFGLLFLLGCSTKKDAFVNRNWHALNTKYNTLYNGNIAFEQGRDELRNSYRDDFWEVLPVERLEVTDEVKLDSEDNNPNFIIAEEKATKAIQKHSMDIKDEERNPQIDEAFLLLGKARYFDQRYIPALEAFNYILRKYVDSDKLNEATIWREKTNMRLDNPELAIKNLQRLFKYEDLKDQEYADANAVLAQCYINLKAPDTAIQKLKIAQAYTKKNEERGRYLFIIGQLYNQLGHKDSANYAFDKVIALNRKSPRVYMVNAHLKKIQNTEVTENNKEALLEYLTELEENRENRPFLGKIYREVAQFHMATGADSLALAYYNKSLGANQGERKLSALNYQDLADYHFDQNVYKTAGAYYDSTLTNLDENTKKFRTIKKKLDNLEDVIKYEDIVQHADSVITLYEMPLAERTAYFEAYIDELKQKAEEAEKEKERKANAGFAAFAETQGGKENKGKFYFYNITSLGYGKNDFKTRWGDRVLEDDWRWSNKARTATVEETTEVQVADVSIGGAIADDEKYELDFYLDRVPTDVKVIDSLRDERNFANYQLGLIYKEKFKENLLAAGKLGAVLKSDPEERLILPSKYNLYKIYEESGSTLLADQMKQDIIRNHPGTRYAEILLNPQAVLAGDTDSPDARYAALYKMYEDQQFLEVITQAQEYINRFTGDPIVPKFEMLKANAIGRLRGFEPFKEALNYVALTYPNNPEGKKAEQMIAEQLPKLAAAAFSPETGSSGTGNWKVVFPFKIRDNDKALKLKKRLEDAIKDLRYRNIVSKDVYTLEDQFVVVHGFRSKDFALGFAELIKNNKDYRIKDENFVILSSNYKIIQVHKNLDDYLKQQLTPKP, from the coding sequence TTGAAGCTTCGTTTTCGTTTTTCGTTTTTTATAGTCTTCGGACTGCTTTTTCTGTTGGGGTGTTCCACTAAAAAGGATGCTTTTGTCAACCGAAATTGGCATGCCCTGAATACCAAGTACAATACTTTGTACAACGGAAATATTGCCTTTGAACAAGGCCGGGATGAACTTCGCAATTCGTACCGTGATGATTTCTGGGAAGTACTGCCGGTCGAAAGACTGGAGGTTACCGATGAGGTCAAGCTCGACTCTGAAGACAACAACCCCAATTTTATCATCGCCGAAGAGAAGGCGACCAAGGCCATACAGAAGCACAGTATGGACATCAAAGACGAAGAACGCAATCCGCAGATTGACGAGGCCTTTCTATTGCTGGGCAAGGCCCGATATTTCGACCAACGCTATATTCCCGCTTTAGAGGCCTTTAACTATATCCTTAGAAAATATGTCGATAGCGATAAACTGAATGAGGCCACGATTTGGCGCGAGAAGACCAATATGCGATTGGACAATCCTGAACTGGCCATCAAAAATCTTCAACGGCTCTTCAAGTACGAAGACCTCAAAGACCAAGAATACGCCGATGCCAATGCGGTCTTGGCCCAATGCTATATCAATTTGAAGGCACCCGACACGGCCATCCAAAAACTGAAAATAGCCCAGGCCTACACCAAAAAGAACGAAGAACGGGGCCGTTACCTGTTCATCATAGGGCAATTGTACAATCAGTTGGGCCATAAAGACAGCGCCAACTATGCCTTTGACAAAGTGATTGCCCTGAACCGAAAATCGCCCAGGGTGTACATGGTCAATGCGCACTTGAAGAAAATACAGAACACCGAGGTCACCGAGAACAACAAAGAGGCGCTGCTAGAATACCTCACCGAATTGGAAGAGAACCGCGAGAACCGCCCATTTTTAGGAAAAATATACCGTGAGGTGGCCCAGTTCCATATGGCCACGGGGGCCGATAGCCTGGCGTTGGCCTATTACAACAAGTCGTTGGGAGCCAATCAAGGTGAACGAAAATTGAGTGCCCTCAACTATCAAGACCTTGCCGATTACCATTTTGACCAGAATGTCTATAAGACCGCAGGGGCCTATTACGATAGCACACTGACCAATTTGGATGAAAACACCAAGAAGTTCCGCACCATCAAAAAGAAATTGGACAACCTGGAAGATGTAATCAAGTACGAAGACATCGTACAGCATGCCGACAGTGTGATCACTCTATACGAAATGCCCTTGGCAGAGCGCACAGCCTATTTTGAAGCATACATAGACGAGCTGAAACAAAAGGCCGAAGAAGCCGAAAAGGAGAAAGAAAGAAAGGCGAATGCCGGTTTTGCGGCTTTTGCCGAGACCCAAGGGGGCAAAGAGAACAAGGGCAAGTTCTATTTCTACAACATTACCAGTTTGGGGTACGGCAAGAACGACTTCAAGACCCGTTGGGGCGACCGCGTACTCGAAGATGATTGGCGCTGGAGCAACAAGGCACGAACCGCCACCGTAGAAGAAACCACTGAAGTACAGGTTGCAGATGTTTCCATTGGCGGTGCGATCGCAGATGACGAGAAATACGAGCTCGATTTTTATCTGGATAGGGTTCCGACAGACGTCAAGGTAATCGACAGCCTCCGCGACGAACGAAATTTTGCCAACTACCAACTGGGGCTAATCTATAAAGAAAAATTCAAGGAAAACCTATTGGCGGCGGGCAAGCTTGGAGCGGTATTGAAATCCGATCCAGAAGAGCGGTTGATCCTTCCATCAAAATACAACCTCTATAAAATTTACGAGGAAAGTGGCAGCACGCTTTTGGCCGACCAGATGAAGCAAGACATCATCCGCAACCACCCGGGTACGCGTTATGCCGAGATTTTGTTGAACCCCCAAGCGGTTCTGGCAGGGGATACCGACAGTCCTGATGCGCGTTACGCCGCATTGTACAAAATGTACGAAGACCAGCAGTTCTTAGAGGTGATCACCCAGGCCCAAGAATACATCAATCGGTTTACGGGCGACCCAATAGTGCCGAAGTTTGAAATGCTGAAGGCCAACGCCATTGGCAGGCTGCGAGGTTTTGAACCGTTTAAGGAAGCGCTGAACTATGTGGCACTGACCTACCCGAACAATCCCGAGGGCAAAAAAGCCGAGCAGATGATAGCCGAGCAACTTCCCAAATTGGCGGCGGCGGCATTTTCGCCTGAAACGGGATCGTCTGGCACCGGTAATTGGAAGGTGGTGTTTCCGTTCAAAATACGTGACAACGATAAGGCCCTGAAACTTAAAAAGCGGTTAGAAGATGCCATAAAAGACCTACGCTACAGGAATATCGTTTCAAAGGATGTCTATACCCTTGAAGATCAGTTTGTGGTGGTGCATGGCTTTAGGTCGAAAGACTTTGCCCTGGGCTTCGCCGAGCTTATAAAAAACAACAAGGATTACCGGATCAAAGACGAGAATTTTGTAATTTTATCTTCCAATTACAAGATCATTCAAGTGCACAAAAACTTAGATGATTACTTAAAACAGCAGTTAACCCCAAAACCATAG
- a CDS encoding bactofilin family protein: MFSDNKRPGDFGTGQPNRIEKNTKIKGDITSEADFRIDGKLEGNVTTSGKVVIGKDGYIKGKVECVNADVEGKFNGELHVKDLLSLKSSAVIEGTVAVSKLAVEPGATFNASCKMGKAASSGTATTSGSFKSPSVGSASSGSLNKTNEPAKTT; encoded by the coding sequence ATGTTTTCAGACAACAAAAGACCCGGTGACTTTGGCACTGGCCAACCCAATCGAATCGAAAAGAACACCAAGATAAAAGGTGACATTACATCAGAGGCCGATTTCAGGATCGATGGCAAGCTTGAGGGCAATGTGACCACTTCTGGCAAGGTTGTCATCGGCAAAGATGGCTACATCAAAGGAAAAGTCGAATGTGTGAATGCCGACGTTGAAGGTAAGTTCAACGGCGAACTTCATGTAAAAGACCTGCTGTCGTTGAAGTCTTCGGCCGTTATCGAAGGTACCGTTGCCGTATCAAAATTGGCTGTAGAGCCCGGCGCCACCTTCAACGCCTCATGTAAAATGGGCAAAGCGGCCAGCTCTGGCACTGCTACCACCTCTGGCAGCTTCAAGTCTCCATCCGTGGGCAGCGCCTCTTCTGGTAGTTTGAACAAGACCAATGAGCCAGCAAAAACCACCTAA
- a CDS encoding AtpZ/AtpI family protein, with amino-acid sequence MSQQKPPKKPNNLKNVAMLSGIAFEMGAIIYLAVKGGNWLDEHYQTEKRIFTVIATLLGVAISIWVVLQQLKRIKY; translated from the coding sequence ATGAGCCAGCAAAAACCACCTAAAAAGCCGAACAACCTTAAAAACGTGGCCATGCTTTCGGGCATTGCTTTTGAAATGGGGGCCATTATTTACCTTGCTGTCAAAGGAGGCAACTGGCTTGACGAACACTATCAGACCGAAAAAAGAATTTTTACCGTGATTGCCACTTTATTGGGAGTGGCAATTTCTATTTGGGTAGTTTTGCAGCAGTTAAAACGAATCAAATACTGA
- a CDS encoding DUF6168 family protein has translation MARLPLKFTLSLLTCLSTAFAFHLLILVGFEKPFWGNLIALSYLLNFALALGIFLALYFLRNKLGNAMGFLFMGGSLLKFVVFFLVFYPGYKSDGTIQGVEFAAFFVPYAVALVLETYFAAKMLKNLGAK, from the coding sequence ATGGCCCGACTGCCCCTGAAATTTACCCTGTCGCTCTTGACATGTTTGAGCACTGCCTTTGCATTTCATCTTTTGATTTTAGTGGGATTCGAAAAGCCCTTTTGGGGCAATCTGATCGCACTGTCGTACCTGCTGAATTTCGCGCTGGCACTGGGCATATTTCTGGCACTCTATTTTCTTAGGAACAAACTCGGCAATGCCATGGGTTTTCTGTTCATGGGCGGAAGCCTTTTGAAGTTTGTGGTCTTCTTTTTGGTGTTCTACCCCGGTTACAAGAGTGATGGCACGATACAGGGAGTTGAGTTTGCGGCCTTTTTTGTGCCTTATGCCGTGGCCCTTGTGCTAGAAACATACTTTGCTGCGAAAATGCTCAAAAATCTCGGTGCGAAATAG
- the atpB gene encoding F0F1 ATP synthase subunit A has protein sequence MRKTFLKSTLVVLAIFLGQFSFAKDKEHGDEKEGGLKTEIKEYIQHHLQDSHYFNLFSYTKDSGEEVHVGFPLPVILWDDGLKVFSSSKFHHGETLAEVDGNHYKLYHGKIYKTDANGTINYDEEHHPTNVRPLDFSITKNVVMIIVTGLLMLWLFSGLARSYAKNNGIPTGIGRFFEPIVLYIRDDIARPNIGEKRYKKYMPFLLTIFFFIWFLNMFGLTPLGINVTGNIAITFALALMTFLITNFTGTKDYWMHQFNPLGDSMPWYAKIPLYIILVPIELLGLFIKPFSLLIRLYANMQAGHIVLMSLIGLMFIFKSWIGSPLSFALAFAISLIEILVALLQAYIFTMLSALYFGFASEEHGHGHDEEPELAHL, from the coding sequence ATGCGAAAGACCTTTTTGAAGAGCACACTTGTAGTCTTGGCGATATTTTTAGGGCAGTTTTCCTTTGCTAAGGATAAGGAACACGGCGATGAAAAAGAAGGCGGACTGAAGACCGAGATAAAAGAGTACATTCAGCACCACCTGCAAGACTCACATTATTTCAATTTATTCTCTTATACCAAAGACAGCGGCGAAGAGGTGCATGTTGGGTTTCCCTTGCCTGTTATTCTTTGGGACGATGGCTTGAAAGTGTTTTCGTCTTCAAAGTTTCACCATGGTGAAACGCTAGCCGAAGTCGATGGTAACCACTACAAACTGTACCACGGCAAAATCTACAAGACCGATGCCAATGGCACCATCAACTACGATGAAGAGCACCATCCCACGAACGTTAGGCCATTGGATTTTTCGATTACCAAGAATGTGGTCATGATAATCGTGACCGGTCTGCTGATGCTCTGGCTCTTTTCAGGCCTGGCGCGTTCATATGCCAAGAACAATGGCATACCCACTGGCATTGGCCGCTTTTTCGAGCCCATCGTGCTTTACATTAGGGATGACATCGCCAGACCGAACATTGGCGAAAAGCGCTATAAAAAATACATGCCGTTCTTGTTGACCATCTTTTTCTTTATTTGGTTCTTGAACATGTTCGGCCTTACCCCATTGGGAATCAATGTAACCGGTAACATTGCCATCACATTCGCCTTGGCCTTGATGACCTTTTTGATCACCAATTTTACGGGTACCAAAGATTATTGGATGCACCAATTCAATCCGTTGGGCGATTCAATGCCCTGGTATGCCAAGATACCTTTATATATAATCTTGGTGCCGATTGAATTGCTGGGGCTGTTCATCAAGCCGTTTTCGCTGTTGATTCGTCTCTATGCGAACATGCAGGCGGGCCATATTGTATTGATGAGTTTGATCGGGCTGATGTTCATTTTCAAGAGTTGGATCGGCAGCCCGTTGTCGTTCGCCCTGGCGTTTGCCATTTCGTTGATAGAGATATTGGTGGCACTGTTACAGGCCTATATTTTCACCATGTTGAGCGCGCTATACTTCGGATTTGCCTCTGAAGAGCACGGCCATGGCCATGACGAAGAGCCTGAATTGGCGCATTTATAA
- the atpE gene encoding ATP synthase F0 subunit C: protein MEIPVMVGAGLVVIGVGLGIGRIGGSAMEAIARQPEAYGKIQTAMLIAAALIEGIGFAALFAV from the coding sequence ATGGAAATTCCAGTAATGGTAGGTGCAGGTTTGGTAGTAATTGGTGTTGGTCTTGGTATTGGTAGAATCGGTGGTTCTGCTATGGAGGCCATCGCACGTCAGCCTGAAGCTTACGGTAAGATCCAGACAGCGATGTTGATTGCTGCTGCATTGATCGAAGGAATTGGTTTCGCGGCCCTGTTTGCAGTGTAA
- a CDS encoding F0F1 ATP synthase subunit B yields the protein MEKLLEEFSLGLFFWQTILFTLLLLLLWKFAWKPILKAVNDREEGIKNALQAAEEAKKEMQNVTADSEKLLKEARAEREAMLKEAREIKEKMISDAKEQAQIEGDKMIKQAQVVIESEKKAAVADIKNQVAELSVEIAEKVLKEQLSNKDKQLKLVENMLDDVKLN from the coding sequence ATGGAAAAGTTATTGGAAGAATTTTCACTCGGACTCTTTTTTTGGCAAACAATCTTGTTTACACTGCTGTTGCTGTTGTTGTGGAAGTTCGCATGGAAACCTATTCTAAAAGCGGTTAACGACCGCGAAGAGGGTATTAAAAATGCCTTGCAGGCCGCTGAAGAGGCCAAAAAAGAAATGCAGAATGTAACTGCCGATAGCGAGAAGTTGCTCAAAGAGGCAAGGGCAGAGCGCGAGGCCATGTTGAAAGAAGCACGTGAGATCAAAGAGAAGATGATCTCAGACGCCAAAGAGCAAGCCCAGATTGAGGGCGATAAAATGATCAAACAGGCGCAGGTCGTTATCGAAAGCGAGAAGAAAGCCGCCGTGGCCGATATCAAAAATCAAGTGGCCGAACTTTCTGTTGAGATAGCCGAGAAAGTACTGAAAGAGCAATTATCGAACAAAGACAAACAACTGAAGCTCGTCGAGAATATGCTTGACGATGTCAAACTAAACTAA
- the atpH gene encoding ATP synthase F1 subunit delta gives MSDSRAALRYAKAVLDLAVEKKAADKVEQDMRDIVATISGSDELRAMLANPVVNGETKKEALNAIFGKSHEITKGLINTITENKRISLLNEIALKFTILNKDMKGEGVAFVTTAVPLTADIEKKVLRQLNKITDDKVTIENKVDESIIGGFILRIGDLQYDASVANKLNKLKREFTNSL, from the coding sequence ATGAGCGATTCAAGAGCAGCTCTACGATATGCAAAGGCGGTGTTAGACCTTGCCGTTGAAAAGAAAGCGGCCGACAAGGTTGAGCAAGATATGCGTGATATTGTGGCGACCATTTCGGGCAGCGATGAATTACGGGCGATGTTGGCAAACCCTGTGGTCAACGGCGAAACGAAAAAAGAGGCGCTAAATGCTATTTTTGGGAAAAGTCATGAAATCACCAAGGGTCTTATAAATACCATAACGGAGAATAAAAGAATTTCCCTTTTGAACGAAATTGCCCTTAAGTTCACCATTTTAAATAAGGACATGAAAGGTGAGGGCGTGGCTTTCGTTACCACCGCGGTACCGTTGACCGCCGACATAGAGAAGAAAGTATTACGGCAATTGAACAAAATCACCGACGATAAGGTCACCATTGAGAACAAGGTCGATGAAAGCATTATCGGGGGGTTCATATTGCGCATCGGCGATTTACAGTACGATGCCAGCGTGGCCAATAAATTGAACAAGTTAAAAAGAGAATTTACAAATAGTCTATAA
- the atpA gene encoding F0F1 ATP synthase subunit alpha, with product MAGVKAAEVSAILKKQLSGFEATASLDEVGTVLQVGDGIARVYGLSNAQYGELVEFEGGMQGIVLNLEEDNVGVVLLGPSKEIVEGATVKRTQTIASIKVGEGIVGRVVDTLGNPIDGKGPISGKTYEMPLERKAPGVIYRQPVNEPLQTGVKAVDAMIPIGRGQRELVIGDRQTGKTTVCIDTIINQKEFYDAGEPVYCIYVAVGQKASTVAGIAKTLEDKGALAYTTIVAANASDPAPMQVYAPFAGAAIGEYFRDTGRPALIIYDDLSKQAVAYREVSLLLRRPPGREAYPGDVFYLHSRLLERAAKIINDDSVAKNMNDLPEVLKPMVKGGGSLTALPIIETQAGDVSAYIPTNVISITDGQIFLEQDLFNQGVRPAINVGISVSRVGGSAQIKSMKKVAGTLKLDQAQFRELEAFAKFGSDLDAATLNVIEKGRRNVEILKQAQGDPFTVEEQVAIIFAGSKNLLRDVPVEKVKEFERDYLEFLKAKHRDVLDTLKAGKLTDEVTDTLTAVAKDLSGKYRS from the coding sequence ATGGCGGGAGTAAAAGCAGCTGAGGTCTCAGCAATATTGAAAAAACAGTTATCAGGTTTTGAAGCGACTGCTTCTTTGGATGAAGTGGGTACCGTACTACAGGTGGGTGATGGTATCGCCCGGGTATACGGACTTTCAAATGCCCAATACGGCGAGTTGGTGGAATTTGAAGGCGGTATGCAGGGTATTGTTCTAAACCTTGAAGAAGATAATGTTGGTGTCGTATTGTTGGGCCCATCAAAAGAAATAGTCGAGGGCGCTACGGTAAAACGTACCCAGACCATTGCTTCCATTAAGGTGGGAGAAGGCATTGTGGGCCGGGTGGTCGACACCTTGGGTAATCCCATCGACGGCAAAGGGCCTATTTCTGGCAAGACCTACGAGATGCCTTTGGAGCGTAAAGCCCCCGGGGTAATCTACCGTCAGCCGGTAAACGAACCCTTGCAGACAGGGGTCAAGGCAGTAGACGCCATGATCCCGATCGGTCGTGGACAGCGTGAGTTGGTGATCGGTGACCGTCAAACTGGTAAGACAACGGTATGTATCGATACCATTATCAACCAAAAAGAATTCTATGATGCCGGTGAGCCCGTTTACTGTATCTATGTTGCGGTAGGGCAAAAGGCTTCAACCGTTGCCGGCATTGCCAAAACATTGGAAGATAAGGGCGCCTTGGCCTATACCACCATTGTAGCGGCCAACGCATCTGACCCTGCCCCAATGCAGGTATATGCCCCATTTGCCGGTGCTGCCATTGGAGAGTATTTCAGGGATACCGGTAGACCCGCTTTGATCATTTACGATGACCTATCAAAGCAGGCAGTGGCCTACCGTGAGGTGTCGCTTCTTTTGAGAAGACCACCAGGGCGCGAAGCATATCCGGGTGACGTTTTCTATCTGCACTCAAGATTGTTGGAGCGTGCCGCAAAAATCATCAACGATGACAGCGTGGCCAAGAACATGAACGATTTGCCCGAAGTGTTGAAACCGATGGTGAAGGGTGGCGGTTCGTTGACGGCACTGCCCATAATTGAAACCCAGGCAGGTGACGTATCGGCCTATATACCCACCAACGTGATTTCGATTACAGACGGACAGATTTTCTTGGAGCAAGACCTCTTCAACCAAGGGGTGCGACCCGCCATCAACGTGGGTATCTCGGTATCTCGTGTGGGGGGTTCTGCACAGATCAAATCAATGAAAAAAGTGGCCGGTACCCTAAAACTTGACCAAGCACAGTTCCGTGAGCTGGAAGCCTTTGCCAAGTTCGGCTCTGATCTCGATGCCGCTACCTTGAACGTAATCGAAAAAGGACGTCGAAATGTGGAGATCTTGAAACAGGCACAAGGAGACCCCTTTACCGTTGAAGAACAGGTTGCCATCATCTTTGCAGGTTCAAAGAACTTGTTGAGAGATGTTCCGGTTGAAAAGGTAAAAGAATTTGAAAGGGATTATCTCGAGTTCTTAAAGGCCAAGCATAGAGACGTGTTGGATACGTTGAAGGCAGGTAAGTTGACCGATGAGGTTACCGACACCCTGACCGCTGTGGCAAAAGATCTTTCAGGGAAGTATAGAAGTTAA
- the atpG gene encoding ATP synthase F1 subunit gamma: protein MANLKEIRNRITSVKSTMQITSAMKMVSAAKLKKAQDAITAMRPYADKLTELLQNLSGSLDSDIGGKYADNRPVNKVLVVAITSNRGLCGAFNSNIIKQSVSLYHGKYGGKQVDFMTIGKKGNDILGKKFTIVSNHSEIYDDLTFENVAEIAENLMQRFTEGEYDRIELVYNKFKNAATQIVMTEQILPIVPVEGDTSGSADYIFEPSKAEIVEQLIPKSLKTQLYKAIRDSFASEHGARMTAMHKATDNAAELRDQLTLTYNKARQASITNEILEIVGGAEALNN from the coding sequence ATGGCAAACTTAAAGGAAATACGAAATAGGATTACATCGGTAAAATCGACGATGCAGATTACCAGTGCCATGAAAATGGTTTCGGCTGCAAAGTTGAAGAAAGCGCAAGATGCCATTACCGCGATGCGACCCTATGCCGATAAGTTGACTGAGCTGTTGCAGAACCTGAGCGGAAGCCTTGATAGCGATATCGGGGGCAAGTATGCAGACAATCGTCCGGTCAACAAAGTGTTGGTGGTGGCCATAACCTCGAACAGGGGGCTTTGTGGCGCCTTTAACTCGAATATTATCAAGCAAAGTGTTTCGCTTTACCATGGTAAATATGGAGGAAAGCAGGTCGATTTTATGACCATCGGCAAAAAGGGGAACGATATTTTGGGCAAGAAGTTCACCATCGTTTCGAACCACAGTGAAATCTATGATGATTTGACGTTTGAAAATGTGGCCGAAATTGCCGAAAACCTGATGCAGCGGTTTACTGAAGGCGAGTACGACAGAATTGAATTGGTGTACAACAAATTCAAGAATGCGGCCACCCAAATCGTGATGACCGAACAGATCTTGCCCATTGTACCTGTAGAGGGCGATACTTCAGGCTCGGCCGATTATATTTTTGAACCCTCAAAGGCAGAGATTGTCGAGCAGTTGATACCGAAGTCATTAAAAACACAGCTCTACAAGGCTATCCGTGACTCATTTGCCAGCGAGCACGGCGCACGTATGACCGCCATGCACAAGGCCACCGACAATGCTGCCGAGCTGAGAGATCAGTTGACCTTAACATACAACAAGGCAAGGCAAGCGTCCATTACCAACGAGATTTTAGAGATCGTGGGTGGTGCCGAGGCGTTGAACAACTAG
- a CDS encoding alpha/beta fold hydrolase gives MKRVNHLLASTIIFLLTMNGNAQNNAFSVRVVGEGEPLLFFPGFICSDEVWEEQVAELSKEYECHLFTFAGFGGVAPIEFPWYPKVEDAVLDYIKENNLENATAIGHSLGGTLALSLASRQPLFKKLVIVDALTATGALMFPNYNPDNMVYDSPYNNQLLEMGQDDFSKMATGMASGMTTNKEKQGQIIEWMEKADRKTYVYGYTDYLKVDLREQVGKIKIPVIILAATQPFGEAMARQTYQEQYKNLSNYELKFAEGAAHFIMYDRPEWFLNELKSSLQ, from the coding sequence ATGAAAAGAGTAAATCACCTTTTGGCATCAACTATTATTTTTCTTTTGACCATGAACGGCAATGCCCAAAACAATGCATTCAGTGTTCGTGTTGTGGGCGAGGGCGAACCATTGTTATTTTTCCCCGGATTCATCTGTAGCGACGAAGTTTGGGAAGAGCAAGTCGCTGAACTTTCCAAAGAATACGAATGTCATTTGTTCACCTTTGCCGGATTTGGAGGAGTGGCCCCCATTGAATTTCCCTGGTATCCCAAAGTTGAAGATGCAGTTTTGGATTATATCAAAGAAAATAACTTGGAGAACGCTACGGCAATCGGCCACAGCCTTGGAGGCACTTTGGCCCTATCATTGGCATCAAGACAGCCTCTCTTTAAAAAATTGGTCATCGTCGATGCCCTAACGGCCACCGGAGCCCTGATGTTTCCCAATTATAACCCTGATAACATGGTCTATGATAGTCCGTACAACAATCAACTCTTGGAGATGGGACAAGATGATTTTTCGAAAATGGCCACCGGAATGGCTTCGGGCATGACCACCAACAAAGAGAAACAAGGCCAAATTATCGAATGGATGGAAAAGGCCGACCGAAAAACGTATGTCTATGGGTATACCGATTATTTGAAGGTGGATTTGAGGGAGCAAGTCGGTAAAATTAAAATACCGGTAATCATTTTAGCGGCAACCCAACCCTTCGGTGAAGCCATGGCAAGACAGACCTATCAAGAACAATACAAAAACCTTTCGAATTATGAGCTTAAGTTTGCTGAAGGAGCTGCCCATTTTATCATGTACGATCGACCCGAATGGTTTTTGAACGAACTTAAATCCAGCCTACAATAA
- a CDS encoding RNA polymerase sigma factor, translating to MTALERDFKTIYEDNYAKVMRLCMGYASGDADMANDLVQEVFIKVWGNLSSFRKESNITTWIYRIAVNTCLMNLRKKKAKSLSGSFSSEEVVGQDETTQVKERQYQEMYRCINTLSATNKAIILMELEGLAQKEIAGVTGLKHEAVRTRIHRIKLQLSKCVNHE from the coding sequence ATGACCGCGTTGGAACGTGACTTTAAGACTATCTATGAGGACAATTATGCCAAGGTAATGCGATTGTGTATGGGATACGCTTCCGGCGACGCCGATATGGCCAACGATCTTGTTCAAGAAGTATTTATAAAGGTTTGGGGCAATTTATCATCCTTCAGAAAGGAGAGCAATATCACCACCTGGATATACAGAATAGCGGTCAATACCTGCTTAATGAACTTAAGAAAGAAGAAAGCCAAATCCCTTTCAGGGTCATTTTCGTCCGAGGAAGTTGTAGGGCAAGATGAAACGACCCAAGTAAAAGAAAGACAGTATCAAGAAATGTACCGATGTATCAACACCCTGAGCGCTACGAACAAAGCCATTATTTTGATGGAACTCGAAGGATTGGCGCAAAAGGAAATTGCTGGGGTCACGGGACTAAAACATGAAGCGGTCCGAACACGGATACATCGAATAAAATTGCAACTATCAAAATGTGTGAATCATGAATGA